In Aquiflexum balticum DSM 16537, a single genomic region encodes these proteins:
- a CDS encoding RNA polymerase sigma factor, whose protein sequence is MEINERGFSNKALEDFDLIDKAVIDKDQQAYAMLMKRYKKAVYFMILKMIRDADDAEDLTMEAFAKAFKNLHKFKKDYTFSTWLFRIATNNTIDFIRKKKLKTMSLNTTMSDDGGNAVTIDVEDDDNNPQDEYIRSQRIEMVRIFVDKLPAKYRKLVQLRYFDELSYEEIAQELEKPLGTVKAQLHRSRELLYEIAQGKERHI, encoded by the coding sequence ATGGAAATAAACGAAAGAGGATTTTCAAACAAGGCATTAGAGGATTTTGATCTCATTGACAAAGCTGTCATTGACAAAGATCAGCAAGCCTATGCCATGTTGATGAAGCGCTATAAAAAGGCGGTTTATTTTATGATTCTCAAAATGATCAGGGACGCAGATGATGCGGAAGATCTGACCATGGAGGCTTTTGCCAAAGCATTCAAAAATCTCCACAAATTCAAAAAGGATTATACATTCAGTACCTGGCTTTTCAGAATAGCCACTAACAATACCATAGATTTTATTCGAAAGAAAAAGTTAAAGACCATGAGTCTCAACACTACCATGAGTGACGATGGCGGAAATGCTGTCACCATAGATGTGGAGGACGATGACAATAATCCTCAGGATGAATATATCAGATCACAAAGGATTGAGATGGTAAGGATTTTTGTGGATAAACTGCCAGCCAAATACAGGAAGTTAGTACAGCTTCGATATTTTGATGAATTGTCTTATGAGGAAATTGCCCAGGAATTGGAAAAACCATTGGGTACCGTTAAGGCACAATTGCACAGATCGAGAGAGCTTTTATATGAGATAGCGCAAGGTAAGGAAAGACATATTTGA
- a CDS encoding DMT family transporter: MEDQPIIKDYLMLHFTVLIWGFTAILGLLISIGSLELVFFRTMIATLILGLLFIYKKTPIRIPQKELIKIVVTGFIISLHWILFFWAARISTASVCLAGMATTSLWTALLEPIANKNKVKPFEIFLGLMVIGGLYVIFRFELDYWLGLVMAIGSAFLSAVFTVINGRLTKRHSPYILTFYEMFGAFVFAALLLPFYGYFFASNGLQLIPTTMDWLWLLILSGICTVYAFSVSVELMRRVTAFAVNLTINLEPVYGIILAVLIFGEKEKMTGGFYLGTLIILISVLMYPVYNYWNRRRILKKNPLGV, translated from the coding sequence ATGGAAGATCAGCCCATAATCAAAGATTATCTGATGCTCCATTTTACTGTATTGATCTGGGGGTTCACCGCTATTTTGGGGCTGTTGATCAGTATTGGATCTTTGGAGTTGGTTTTTTTCAGGACGATGATAGCCACATTGATTCTGGGACTGCTATTCATTTACAAAAAAACTCCCATTCGTATTCCTCAAAAAGAGCTGATTAAAATTGTAGTAACCGGGTTTATTATTTCCCTGCACTGGATTCTCTTTTTTTGGGCTGCCAGGATCTCTACTGCATCTGTATGTCTTGCGGGGATGGCGACCACCTCGTTATGGACAGCTTTGTTGGAGCCTATCGCCAACAAGAATAAGGTCAAGCCATTTGAAATATTTTTGGGTCTGATGGTTATAGGAGGGTTGTATGTGATATTCAGGTTTGAATTGGACTATTGGTTGGGTTTGGTGATGGCGATTGGTTCTGCATTCTTAAGTGCCGTCTTCACGGTTATCAATGGCAGGTTGACCAAAAGGCACAGTCCCTATATTCTGACTTTTTATGAGATGTTCGGGGCATTTGTTTTTGCGGCTTTGCTGTTACCGTTTTATGGCTATTTCTTTGCTTCGAATGGCCTTCAATTGATTCCCACTACGATGGATTGGTTATGGTTATTGATATTAAGCGGGATTTGTACGGTCTATGCTTTTTCGGTTTCCGTGGAATTGATGCGGCGGGTCACGGCCTTTGCTGTCAACCTGACCATTAACTTGGAGCCGGTTTATGGGATCATCTTAGCTGTCTTGATTTTTGGGGAAAAAGAAAAGATGACCGGAGGTTTTTATTTGGGTACTTTGATTATTTTGATTTCGGTGTTGATGTATCCGGTGTATAATTATTGGAATAGGAGAAGAATTTTGAAAAAGAATCCATTGGGGGTTTAA
- a CDS encoding LptF/LptG family permease, with protein sequence MKILDKLIIKDFLKTYFFVVLMLIMIVLVLDFTEKNDAFIRNNVPAKHILVYLGNYGLYLNNLLTPITVFISVIFITSKMAGRTEIIAILSSGTSFVRMLWPFFIAASMIGVASFLLNGWVLPGATAGVTEFKSRWLEEDKFYTQQNIHIKVAPDLYAYISRYYTSGNTGYNFTLEQIRDGELLAKLSADRIVWDTAINSWSAKNWRMRVLTDEGEEYTVGETMDTLLSITPNDFDLPSNHHETLKLPELSRLIHVLEDRGADNVNYYKIEKYVRFMSPFAAIILTFIGVIVSSRKTRGGSGFQIALGFLLAFIYIIMFLLSRTFAEAGTTYPILSIWLPNIVFALTGLLLYKTVPR encoded by the coding sequence ATGAAAATTCTCGACAAACTCATTATCAAAGATTTTCTCAAGACCTATTTTTTTGTGGTCCTGATGCTGATCATGATTGTCCTGGTATTGGATTTCACTGAAAAAAATGACGCGTTTATCAGAAATAATGTGCCTGCCAAGCATATACTCGTCTATTTGGGCAATTATGGGCTTTATCTCAACAACCTGTTGACTCCGATCACGGTGTTTATTTCCGTGATTTTCATTACCTCAAAAATGGCAGGGAGAACTGAAATCATCGCAATTTTAAGTAGCGGAACAAGTTTTGTGAGGATGTTATGGCCCTTCTTTATCGCTGCATCTATGATAGGCGTGGCCAGTTTTTTACTTAACGGTTGGGTTCTGCCCGGTGCAACAGCTGGAGTGACCGAATTTAAATCGCGCTGGTTGGAGGAGGATAAGTTCTATACACAGCAGAACATCCATATTAAAGTGGCCCCGGATCTATATGCTTATATTTCAAGATATTATACCTCGGGTAATACCGGATATAATTTCACTTTGGAACAGATCAGAGATGGGGAATTATTGGCCAAGCTTTCTGCCGACCGTATAGTGTGGGATACAGCAATCAATTCCTGGTCAGCAAAAAACTGGCGGATGAGAGTCCTTACGGATGAAGGCGAGGAATACACAGTGGGAGAGACGATGGATACTTTATTATCCATCACACCTAATGATTTTGATCTTCCCAGCAATCATCATGAAACATTAAAGTTACCCGAGCTTAGTAGACTGATTCATGTTTTGGAGGATAGGGGAGCGGATAATGTCAATTACTATAAGATTGAAAAATATGTCAGGTTCATGTCACCATTTGCAGCGATAATCCTGACTTTCATTGGGGTGATAGTATCATCCCGAAAAACAAGAGGGGGGTCAGGGTTTCAGATTGCTTTGGGATTTTTACTGGCATTTATTTATATCATCATGTTTCTTTTGTCCAGGACCTTTGCAGAGGCGGGCACTACTTATCCCATTTTGTCGATTTGGTTGCCAAATATTGTTTTTGCCCTTACAGGATTACTGCTGTACAAAACTGTCCCGCGCTAA
- the nadD gene encoding nicotinate (nicotinamide) nucleotide adenylyltransferase: MKIGLFFGSFNPIHIGHLIIANVMQDRADLDEIWFVVSPQNPLKKQTSLIHEFDRLKMVELAIADHFYFRVSDVEFHMPRPSYTIDTLTYLSDKHPQHDFKLIIGGDNLTHFHKWKNHETLLEEYGLYVYPRPGEQNKMDHPNIRYVEAPLMDISATFIRQTIKSGHSVKYLLPQAVEDYIRDKKLFF, translated from the coding sequence TTGAAAATAGGATTGTTTTTCGGATCTTTTAATCCAATTCACATAGGCCATTTGATCATCGCCAATGTGATGCAGGACAGAGCAGACTTAGATGAAATCTGGTTTGTGGTCAGCCCGCAAAATCCATTGAAGAAACAAACATCTCTGATACATGAGTTTGATCGGCTTAAGATGGTAGAGCTCGCCATCGCCGATCATTTTTATTTTAGGGTATCAGATGTGGAATTCCACATGCCCCGCCCGAGTTATACGATTGATACGCTCACCTATTTATCAGACAAACATCCCCAACATGATTTTAAACTGATAATAGGTGGAGATAATCTGACCCATTTCCACAAATGGAAAAACCATGAGACCCTCCTAGAGGAATACGGACTGTATGTCTATCCGAGACCGGGAGAGCAAAACAAAATGGATCATCCGAATATACGGTATGTTGAAGCGCCTTTGATGGATATTTCAGCTACTTTTATTCGGCAGACTATCAAAAGTGGTCATTCAGTCAAATATCTCTTGCCTCAAGCTGTGGAGGATTATATAAGAGATAAGAAGCTTTTTTTCTAG
- a CDS encoding DUF4290 domain-containing protein codes for MNTGETNKHSVILKEYGKNIQRLAIHVAEMEDREKRTQSAYLLVEMVKQLNPQMKTENDQKIWDDLHIMSNFTLDVDGPYPKPEPELLFKKPKIVGYPKGEIKFKHYGRNIEKLIEKAVEIEDDEEQEAAIIYIGQLMRSFHSTWNRENFDDGIILDDIKTLSKGKLHIDLEKVREMGLFETNTRRDFKLPSEPESSSSNHNRRKFSGNDRRRNGGHSKKRR; via the coding sequence ATGAATACAGGAGAGACCAATAAGCATTCAGTAATTTTGAAAGAATACGGAAAAAATATCCAAAGGCTAGCTATTCACGTGGCCGAAATGGAAGACAGGGAAAAACGCACGCAAAGTGCTTACCTCTTGGTAGAGATGGTCAAACAGCTCAACCCCCAAATGAAAACAGAAAATGATCAGAAAATATGGGATGACCTGCATATCATGTCCAATTTCACCTTGGATGTGGATGGACCTTATCCCAAACCTGAACCAGAACTCCTTTTCAAAAAACCGAAAATAGTAGGTTATCCCAAAGGCGAGATCAAATTCAAACATTACGGCAGGAATATTGAGAAACTGATAGAAAAAGCTGTTGAAATTGAAGATGATGAAGAACAGGAAGCTGCCATCATCTATATTGGACAGTTGATGCGGAGTTTTCATTCCACTTGGAACAGAGAGAATTTTGACGACGGAATCATCCTTGATGACATCAAAACCCTTTCAAAAGGCAAACTCCATATCGACCTTGAAAAGGTCCGGGAAATGGGACTTTTTGAAACCAATACCAGAAGAGATTTTAAATTGCCTTCCGAACCGGAATCTTCCTCTTCCAATCACAACAGAAGAAAATTCAGTGGAAACGATAGAAGAA
- a CDS encoding anti-sigma factor — translation MDKNLESPGDRKLSCSDVSKCFELLESILDGEEIPGSQEILKEKLAKCQPCFQHFHLEKAIKEVLRTKCTKHSVPGDVIASIREKIQDIK, via the coding sequence ATGGACAAAAACTTAGAATCACCCGGAGATAGGAAATTGTCGTGTTCTGACGTCAGCAAATGCTTTGAGTTATTGGAAAGCATCTTGGACGGAGAGGAAATTCCAGGTTCTCAGGAGATACTTAAAGAAAAATTGGCAAAATGTCAACCTTGTTTCCAACACTTCCATTTGGAAAAGGCCATCAAGGAAGTGTTGCGGACAAAATGTACCAAGCATTCGGTACCCGGTGATGTCATTGCAAGTATCCGTGAAAAAATTCAGGATATTAAATAG
- a CDS encoding sigma-70 family RNA polymerase sigma factor — protein MSEVQRKKYSDKEKNSIFDQEFMPHIDSMYNFGYRLTFDEDDAKDLVQDTYLKAYRFINSFEQGTNAKAWLFRILKNSFINDYRKKSKQPAKIDYQEVETYYNSEDVDYGITTDLRVDAVKDMLGDEISNALNSLAVDFRTVIILCDLEGFTYEEMAKILDIPIGTVRSRLHRARNLLKEKLRSYAQDMGYKTDEEE, from the coding sequence ATGTCTGAAGTCCAGAGAAAAAAATATTCCGATAAGGAAAAGAATTCCATTTTTGATCAGGAATTTATGCCCCACATAGATTCCATGTACAATTTTGGATATAGACTTACCTTTGATGAAGATGACGCCAAAGACCTTGTGCAAGACACTTATCTTAAGGCTTACCGCTTTATCAATTCTTTTGAACAGGGGACAAATGCCAAGGCTTGGCTTTTCAGGATCCTTAAAAACTCCTTTATCAACGATTACAGGAAAAAAAGCAAACAGCCTGCGAAAATTGATTATCAGGAAGTTGAAACCTACTACAATTCTGAAGATGTAGACTATGGCATCACCACAGATTTGAGGGTGGATGCGGTGAAGGATATGCTCGGAGATGAGATTTCCAATGCTCTAAACAGCTTGGCAGTAGATTTTAGGACAGTTATTATTCTATGTGATTTGGAGGGATTTACTTATGAAGAGATGGCCAAGATTCTGGATATTCCCATTGGCACTGTCAGGTCAAGGTTACACAGGGCAAGGAACTTATTGAAGGAGAAATTGCGTTCGTACGCTCAGGACATGGGGTACAAAACTGATGAAGAAGAATAA
- the gmk gene encoding guanylate kinase → MTKGKAIIFSAPSGSGKTTIVRHLLQKFPNLGFSISASTRDKRGRTEQHGKDYYFLTPEEFKAKIDQNDFIEWEEVYEGNFYGTLKEEIQRLWDSGKHVIFDVDVKGGINLKKYFGDKALAIYVKVPSLEVLHERLKDRGTESEESLSRRLYKAKFESTFEDKFDTTILNDDINKSFAQAVKLVGDFISK, encoded by the coding sequence ATGACGAAGGGAAAAGCGATAATTTTTTCTGCACCCTCAGGTTCAGGTAAAACCACCATAGTCCGACATCTTCTTCAAAAATTCCCTAACCTCGGTTTTTCAATTTCAGCTTCAACAAGAGATAAAAGAGGAAGAACTGAACAACACGGCAAGGATTATTATTTTTTGACCCCAGAGGAATTCAAAGCCAAAATAGATCAAAATGATTTTATAGAGTGGGAGGAGGTCTATGAAGGTAATTTTTACGGTACTCTTAAAGAAGAAATACAAAGACTTTGGGACAGTGGCAAACATGTGATTTTTGATGTGGATGTCAAGGGAGGCATCAATCTTAAAAAATATTTTGGTGATAAGGCCTTGGCCATTTATGTGAAAGTCCCTTCATTGGAGGTTTTACATGAAAGATTGAAAGACAGAGGTACTGAATCTGAAGAAAGTCTTTCGAGAAGGTTGTACAAAGCCAAATTTGAATCCACCTTTGAAGATAAGTTTGATACGACCATCTTGAATGACGATATCAATAAATCATTTGCGCAGGCAGTAAAACTTGTAGGAGATTTTATCTCCAAATAA
- the tgt gene encoding tRNA guanosine(34) transglycosylase Tgt has product MKFKLEVTDPKSKARAGMLTTAHGEIETPIFMPVGTAGSVKAVHQRELSDDIHAQIILGNTYHLYLRPGLDVLEKAGGLHKFNGWGKPILTDSGGYQVFSLANNRKLTEEGAIFKSHIDGSKHVFSPEGVMDIQRIIGADIIMAFDECPPYPCDYEYARKSMELTHRWLQRCIDRFDSTKGKYGYEQTLFPIVQGSVFKDLRKQSAEFVASCERDGNAIGGLSVGEPAEMMYEMTEMVTDILPKDKPRYLMGVGTPANILEAIALGVDMFDCVMPTRNARNGMLFTSEGIINIRNEKWKEDFSPIDPYINSYVSTFYSKAYLRHLVISKEILAAQIASIHNLSFYLWLVGQAREQIKIGKYADWKNLMVEKVSRRL; this is encoded by the coding sequence ATGAAGTTTAAACTTGAAGTAACAGACCCAAAAAGTAAGGCAAGGGCAGGCATGCTTACCACTGCCCACGGAGAAATTGAAACCCCGATTTTTATGCCTGTAGGCACGGCAGGTTCTGTCAAGGCCGTCCATCAGCGGGAATTGTCTGATGATATACATGCCCAGATTATTTTGGGAAATACCTACCATCTCTATCTCAGGCCAGGTTTGGATGTTCTGGAAAAAGCAGGTGGATTACATAAGTTCAACGGTTGGGGCAAACCGATTTTGACGGACTCCGGTGGTTATCAGGTTTTTTCTCTGGCAAATAACAGAAAACTCACCGAAGAAGGGGCGATTTTCAAATCCCATATAGACGGATCCAAGCATGTGTTCAGCCCGGAAGGGGTAATGGATATTCAGAGGATTATCGGTGCAGATATTATCATGGCTTTTGACGAATGTCCACCCTATCCCTGCGACTACGAGTATGCAAGAAAATCCATGGAGCTGACCCACCGTTGGCTACAGCGATGTATAGATAGATTTGACAGCACAAAAGGCAAATATGGATATGAGCAAACCTTGTTCCCAATTGTGCAGGGGAGCGTTTTCAAAGATCTGAGAAAACAATCTGCGGAGTTTGTGGCCTCTTGTGAAAGAGATGGGAATGCCATCGGAGGGCTTTCAGTTGGGGAACCAGCTGAAATGATGTATGAAATGACCGAAATGGTCACTGATATTCTTCCAAAAGACAAACCCAGATACCTGATGGGTGTGGGAACTCCAGCCAATATCCTTGAGGCAATAGCTTTAGGGGTGGATATGTTTGATTGTGTGATGCCGACAAGAAATGCAAGGAACGGTATGCTTTTTACCTCAGAAGGTATCATCAATATCAGAAATGAAAAATGGAAAGAGGATTTCAGCCCGATAGACCCTTATATCAATTCTTACGTAAGTACATTTTATTCCAAAGCTTATCTCAGACACTTGGTCATCAGCAAAGAAATATTAGCAGCACAGATAGCCAGTATCCATAATCTGAGTTTTTATCTTTGGCTTGTTGGGCAGGCCAGAGAACAAATAAAAATCGGAAAATATGCTGATTGGAAAAACCTGATGGTAGAAAAAGTAAGCAGGAGATTGTAA
- a CDS encoding lysophospholipid acyltransferase family protein, translating into MFLIKLISYLPFWILYFFSDILYLLGYHVLKYRQKVIFDNLLHAFPEKSDKERKKIAKKFYRNLTDSFAEIIKMYTISKEDLDKRVKIENKEIVLEAIQNGQVIIGLTGHFFNWEMHLQQMMANVSNKLDVVYTKVKSPFFEKLMMKIRTRFGGSMVEKDLFQKDYLRKRAQPRCIVLAADQRPNNREIRYWTNFMNRETAFFEGAEKLTKRFNHAVFYSNVSKPKRGHYIFNYEIIGTPPYLDEPDHSITDEFIRLLEANIREYPELYLWSHNRWKWKKGE; encoded by the coding sequence ATGTTTCTAATCAAATTAATATCATATTTACCCTTTTGGATATTGTATTTTTTTTCAGATATCCTATATCTATTAGGATACCACGTTTTGAAATACCGACAAAAAGTCATTTTTGATAATTTATTGCATGCATTTCCAGAAAAGTCTGACAAAGAACGGAAAAAGATTGCTAAAAAATTTTACCGAAACCTTACAGATTCCTTTGCCGAAATCATCAAAATGTACACTATTTCAAAAGAAGATTTGGACAAAAGGGTCAAAATTGAAAATAAAGAAATCGTTTTGGAAGCCATTCAAAATGGTCAGGTAATCATTGGTCTGACAGGACATTTTTTCAACTGGGAAATGCACTTGCAGCAAATGATGGCGAATGTCTCCAACAAATTAGATGTGGTATATACAAAAGTAAAAAGCCCGTTTTTCGAAAAGTTGATGATGAAAATCAGGACAAGGTTTGGAGGATCTATGGTCGAAAAAGATTTGTTTCAAAAAGATTATCTACGAAAACGGGCGCAGCCAAGGTGCATAGTTCTTGCAGCAGATCAGCGCCCCAACAACCGAGAAATACGATATTGGACGAATTTTATGAACAGGGAAACGGCTTTTTTTGAAGGTGCGGAAAAACTTACAAAAAGATTCAATCATGCTGTTTTCTATTCAAATGTCAGTAAGCCAAAAAGAGGTCATTACATATTCAATTATGAGATAATCGGTACTCCGCCATATTTAGACGAACCGGACCACAGCATCACGGATGAGTTTATCAGACTCTTGGAAGCCAACATCAGAGAATATCCCGAACTTTATCTTTGGAGCCATAACAGGTGGAAGTGGAAAAAAGGGGAGTAA
- a CDS encoding glycosyltransferase: protein MIIEILWIVFFVGLAIQLFYILILFGRLSFFHRPNPGPDSSEKEGVTVLIAAHNERTNLKKLIPILFEQDYPNFEVMVINDRSYDGTKRILEKLMEVYPKLRTVTVDYTPSHVTSKKYAMTLGIKVAKNDVLLLTDADCWPVSEKWISLMTAPVRTGGKIFSLGFSQYDSKGGFLNKWIQFETLWTGIQYISFALWNAPFMGVGRNLCYRRSFFMDKKAFKGLWQIECGDDDLFVNLYANGKNTAVVVNPESITLSEPKTTWKTYFSQKKRHFHAGKYYKGKNKLKVGWYAFSHLIFWISGISLLIFLGINKQWEHLLLVLGIIVVRSILITTVFRSARKKLEGKVQVFWSAFFDLVYIGYFWVLGAFGYKSRKVKWK, encoded by the coding sequence ATGATAATAGAAATTTTGTGGATCGTTTTTTTCGTGGGACTGGCAATCCAGCTATTTTATATCCTGATTTTATTCGGAAGACTGTCATTTTTTCACCGACCAAATCCTGGACCCGATTCCTCGGAAAAAGAAGGGGTAACAGTTCTTATCGCCGCGCACAATGAGCGAACCAATTTAAAGAAACTCATTCCCATACTTTTTGAGCAGGATTACCCCAATTTTGAGGTGATGGTAATCAATGACCGCTCCTATGACGGCACTAAAAGGATATTGGAAAAACTCATGGAAGTGTATCCCAAATTAAGGACCGTGACAGTGGATTATACCCCCAGTCACGTCACCTCAAAAAAATATGCCATGACTTTAGGTATCAAGGTAGCCAAAAACGATGTGCTTCTTTTGACCGATGCCGATTGTTGGCCGGTTTCGGAAAAATGGATTTCCTTGATGACTGCGCCTGTAAGAACCGGTGGAAAAATATTTTCCTTGGGATTTTCCCAATATGATTCAAAAGGGGGTTTTCTCAATAAATGGATCCAATTCGAAACCCTGTGGACCGGAATACAATATATTTCCTTTGCACTTTGGAATGCTCCTTTTATGGGGGTTGGAAGAAATCTGTGCTACCGAAGAAGTTTCTTTATGGATAAGAAAGCATTTAAAGGATTGTGGCAAATAGAATGTGGCGACGATGATCTGTTTGTAAATCTCTATGCCAATGGAAAAAACACCGCAGTCGTGGTCAATCCTGAAAGTATTACGCTATCTGAACCGAAAACTACCTGGAAGACATACTTTTCACAAAAGAAAAGACACTTCCATGCAGGAAAATATTATAAAGGAAAAAACAAATTAAAAGTGGGCTGGTATGCCTTTTCACATTTAATCTTTTGGATTTCGGGTATCAGTTTGTTGATTTTTTTAGGAATAAATAAACAATGGGAACATTTACTCTTAGTATTGGGTATTATTGTTGTAAGATCAATATTGATTACAACAGTATTCCGATCGGCAAGGAAAAAACTGGAAGGAAAAGTTCAAGTATTCTGGTCAGCGTTTTTCGATCTGGTTTATATAGGATACTTTTGGGTTTTAGGTGCATTTGGATATAAGTCAAGAAAAGTTAAATGGAAATAA
- a CDS encoding ATP-dependent helicase, translated as MDYLKGLNPPQREAVEHTDGPLMIIAGAGSGKTRVLTYRIAHLIHAKGVDPFNILSLTFTNKAAAEMKNRIEKLIGLEARNTWMGTFHSTFAKILRVESEKIGYPSNFSIYDTDDSKSLIRSVVKEMKLDDKVYKPNTVLSRISGAKNRLISWETYLNDPFIKADDEAAMKPKMGEIYKIYQKRLFKSGAMDFDDLLFNTNVLFRDHLDILNKYQQRFKYVMVDEFQDTNVSQYLITKKLAAVHQNICVVGDDAQSIYAFRGADIQNILNFEKDYPDLFVVKLEQNYRSTKNIVQAANSIIAKNKAQLKKDIWTQNHEGDQIELIKASSDNEEGRMVATTIFEEKNNKKLNNSDFAVLYRTNSQSRAMEEALRKMNITYKIVGGLSFYQRKEIKDLMAYMRFVVNRDDEEAFKRIINYPKRGIGDTTVEKILVAAYDHDIPIWEVLTNANNFLSGRAANAVDDFSTTIKSFSIEMERKDAFDAASSIAKQSGLLRELYEDKTIEGLNRYENVQELLNAIKEYVDNPENEDKSLGAFLQEIALLTDNDRDKDTTDAVTLMTIHSSKGLEFKQVFVVGMEEDLFPSQMMMQSREDLEEERRLFYVASTRAMEKLYLTYATTRYRFGRLLNCEPSRFLEEVDPMCIRVNKKLSASMAGAFRNESSEGRSGFVGLQKPNVRPMTTAKVHTPSPDFKPSNTNNLAAGMKVEHPKFGFGSVQKIEIEGINRKATIQFDNFGEKTLLLSFAKLRIIE; from the coding sequence ATGGATTACTTAAAAGGACTTAACCCCCCACAAAGAGAAGCGGTAGAACATACTGATGGACCCCTGATGATCATCGCTGGAGCAGGTTCGGGCAAAACGAGAGTTTTGACTTACAGAATTGCCCATCTCATCCATGCCAAGGGGGTGGATCCTTTCAATATACTTTCCCTTACTTTTACCAACAAGGCTGCGGCTGAAATGAAAAACCGGATCGAGAAACTGATCGGTCTCGAAGCAAGAAACACTTGGATGGGGACTTTCCACTCCACTTTTGCCAAAATTCTCCGGGTCGAATCAGAAAAGATCGGTTATCCATCAAATTTCTCCATTTACGATACCGATGATAGCAAATCCCTTATCCGGAGTGTGGTCAAGGAAATGAAACTGGATGATAAGGTTTACAAACCCAATACCGTGCTTTCCAGGATTTCCGGGGCAAAAAACAGACTGATCTCCTGGGAAACCTACCTCAATGATCCCTTTATCAAAGCCGATGATGAAGCGGCTATGAAACCCAAAATGGGGGAGATTTATAAGATCTACCAAAAAAGACTTTTCAAATCAGGAGCGATGGATTTTGATGACCTGCTCTTCAATACCAATGTACTTTTCAGAGACCATTTGGATATATTGAACAAATACCAACAGCGCTTCAAATATGTCATGGTGGATGAGTTTCAGGATACCAATGTCTCCCAATACCTGATCACCAAAAAACTGGCCGCAGTCCACCAAAACATCTGTGTGGTCGGTGACGATGCCCAAAGTATCTACGCTTTCCGAGGAGCCGACATACAGAATATCCTCAATTTCGAGAAAGACTATCCCGACCTATTTGTGGTCAAATTGGAGCAGAATTACCGTTCCACCAAAAATATTGTTCAAGCTGCCAACAGCATCATTGCCAAAAACAAAGCCCAACTCAAAAAAGACATCTGGACCCAAAACCATGAAGGGGATCAAATTGAACTGATCAAGGCAAGTTCTGATAATGAAGAAGGCAGAATGGTGGCCACCACTATTTTTGAAGAGAAAAACAACAAAAAACTCAACAACAGTGATTTTGCGGTTTTATACCGCACCAACTCCCAATCGCGGGCCATGGAGGAAGCATTGAGAAAAATGAACATTACCTACAAAATCGTAGGGGGACTGTCATTTTACCAAAGGAAGGAAATCAAGGACCTGATGGCTTACATGCGGTTCGTGGTCAATAGGGATGATGAAGAAGCATTTAAAAGAATTATCAATTACCCAAAAAGGGGAATCGGAGATACAACAGTTGAAAAAATATTAGTGGCAGCTTATGATCATGACATCCCGATTTGGGAAGTATTGACCAATGCCAATAATTTTTTGAGTGGTCGGGCTGCCAATGCTGTGGATGATTTTTCGACCACGATTAAAAGTTTCTCCATTGAGATGGAAAGAAAGGATGCTTTTGATGCTGCCAGCTCTATTGCCAAACAGTCAGGACTCCTTCGCGAACTCTATGAGGACAAGACCATTGAAGGCTTAAACCGCTATGAAAACGTACAGGAACTCCTCAATGCCATCAAAGAGTATGTGGACAATCCTGAAAATGAAGATAAGAGTTTGGGAGCATTTCTTCAGGAAATAGCCTTATTGACAGATAATGACCGGGACAAAGACACCACTGATGCAGTGACCTTGATGACCATCCACTCTTCAAAAGGATTGGAATTCAAGCAGGTTTTTGTAGTGGGAATGGAAGAAGATCTGTTTCCTTCCCAAATGATGATGCAGAGCAGGGAAGATTTGGAAGAGGAAAGAAGACTGTTTTATGTTGCCTCCACCCGTGCCATGGAAAAATTATACCTTACTTATGCCACTACCCGTTATAGATTTGGTAGATTGCTGAATTGCGAACCCAGTCGGTTTTTGGAGGAAGTTGATCCTATGTGTATCAGGGTCAACAAAAAATTATCCGCCTCCATGGCAGGAGCTTTTAGAAATGAAAGCAGCGAGGGAAGGTCAGGATTTGTAGGGCTCCAAAAACCGAATGTCCGACCGATGACCACCGCAAAAGTACATACCCCAAGCCCGGATTTCAAACCATCCAATACCAACAATTTGGCAGCAGGCATGAAGGTAGAGCATCCAAAATTCGGCTTTGGATCTGTCCAAAAAATTGAAATAGAAGGCATTAACAGAAAAGCAACAATTCAATTTGATAATTTTGGTGAGAAAACTTTATTACTTAGCTTTGCGAAGCTTCGAATAATCGAATAA